The Leadbettera azotonutricia ZAS-9 genome has a window encoding:
- a CDS encoding HAD family hydrolase, with the protein MPVKAVVFDYGKVISFAPDHGVMDEIAAMAGVKREILEPVVWKMRGEYDRGTCSGPQYYGKVLQSLGVNADETTLNKINEIDMHSWKRINPGTLKLMEDLKKAGYKIAILSNMPYDFLSWAREAIPVFSLPHVGIFSCEVKAIKPEEAIYRKLLSELGCKSGETVFFDDILVNVEKAKELKINAFLWQNPEIAKIQLAGLGVTV; encoded by the coding sequence ATGCCTGTTAAAGCAGTGGTATTTGATTACGGCAAGGTTATTTCCTTTGCCCCTGATCACGGGGTGATGGACGAGATTGCGGCCATGGCCGGGGTTAAACGCGAAATCCTGGAGCCGGTTGTCTGGAAAATGCGGGGCGAATACGACAGGGGGACTTGTTCGGGCCCCCAGTATTACGGGAAGGTTTTGCAAAGCCTCGGGGTTAATGCGGACGAGACGACGCTTAATAAAATCAACGAAATCGACATGCACAGCTGGAAGCGCATCAATCCCGGCACGTTGAAACTCATGGAGGATCTGAAAAAGGCGGGATACAAAATAGCAATACTCTCCAATATGCCCTATGACTTTCTTTCATGGGCAAGGGAAGCTATTCCTGTATTCAGCCTTCCCCATGTGGGGATTTTTTCCTGCGAAGTAAAAGCCATAAAGCCCGAGGAGGCAATTTACCGCAAGCTCCTTTCGGAGCTGGGGTGCAAGAGCGGCGAAACAGTTTTCTTTGACGATATACTTGTGAATGTTGAAAAAGCAAAGGAGCTTAAAATTAATGCCTTTTTATGGCAGAATCCGGAAATAGCCAAAATCCAGCTGGCAGGACTGGGTGTAACAGTTTAG
- a CDS encoding IclR family transcriptional regulator, with the protein MDKTKSKQTSEGIKKNQSLRKALQILEGMTKIQTPARLQDIAKSLKMPQSTLLRFLNTFIDFDYMEQDPATSCYYLTLKLADLGLRTQENFPFQSSLTKYVKQAAHTFNESASLCIEKDMQMLYIATEEGPGRMLQTLHRIGHIAPMHATGVGKLHLLNYSEAQLGELEKKRGLQKYTAHTITTLEALKKEITWIRKAGYAFDNEECEVGVKCIAVPVKNFQNQVVAGISVSAPITRLDKEKTEAIVRFLKEISLKASREMGCTQA; encoded by the coding sequence ATGGATAAAACAAAATCAAAACAAACCAGTGAGGGTATCAAAAAGAACCAGTCTCTTCGCAAGGCCCTGCAAATTCTGGAGGGCATGACCAAGATTCAAACCCCGGCCCGGCTTCAGGATATTGCCAAAAGCCTCAAAATGCCCCAGAGTACCCTGCTGCGTTTCCTTAATACCTTTATTGATTTTGACTATATGGAGCAGGATCCCGCTACTTCCTGCTATTACCTTACCCTGAAATTGGCCGATCTGGGGTTGCGAACCCAGGAAAACTTTCCCTTCCAGAGTTCCCTTACCAAATACGTTAAACAGGCGGCCCATACCTTTAATGAATCCGCTTCCCTCTGCATCGAAAAAGACATGCAGATGCTCTATATTGCTACCGAAGAGGGGCCGGGGCGTATGCTCCAGACCCTGCACCGGATCGGGCATATTGCACCTATGCATGCCACAGGAGTGGGGAAACTCCATTTACTCAATTATTCAGAGGCCCAGCTTGGGGAGCTTGAAAAAAAACGTGGGCTTCAAAAATATACCGCCCATACCATAACTACGCTTGAAGCCCTTAAAAAAGAAATTACCTGGATACGAAAAGCAGGCTATGCGTTTGATAACGAAGAATGTGAAGTCGGGGTGAAGTGCATTGCGGTGCCGGTAAAAAACTTCCAAAACCAGGTTGTGGCGGGGATCAGTGTTTCCGCGCCAATTACCCGGTTGGACAAGGAAAAAACAGAGGCTATCGTCCGCTTCCTCAAGGAAATCAGCCTTAAAGCCTCTCGGGAAATGGGCTGTACCCAGGCTTAA
- a CDS encoding lysophospholipid acyltransferase family protein → MIRTILVFAATGFIMICFIPFGIVAFILSLVGLRKPMSWVIYKIAQLWAYWIIALTGCEITVSGRENIPRKGGVCFVSNHVGIFDIMLALAYIGRPFGFIAKKELILIPFIDMWIFLLGGLFIDRKQPRKALKTINEGIKRLKNGANMLVFPEGHRSRGKGLQPFRPGAFKLATSSGVSIVPMAIAGSYEVFEEKGRVRPVPVHIVFNEPIATEGMPHAERKTILADQVHKVIEAALESTLYRGSEQKD, encoded by the coding sequence ATGATTAGAACAATTTTGGTATTTGCCGCGACAGGTTTCATCATGATTTGTTTTATCCCATTCGGTATAGTGGCTTTTATCCTGAGCCTTGTGGGGCTTCGCAAGCCCATGTCCTGGGTGATCTACAAAATAGCCCAGCTTTGGGCTTATTGGATCATTGCCCTCACAGGCTGCGAAATCACTGTATCCGGCAGGGAAAACATCCCCAGGAAAGGCGGGGTCTGCTTTGTGAGCAATCATGTCGGCATCTTCGATATCATGCTTGCCCTTGCCTATATAGGGCGGCCCTTTGGTTTTATAGCCAAGAAAGAACTTATCCTTATCCCCTTTATTGATATGTGGATCTTTTTGCTGGGCGGGCTTTTTATTGATAGGAAACAGCCCCGCAAAGCGCTAAAAACCATCAATGAAGGAATAAAGCGGCTCAAAAACGGGGCCAATATGCTCGTTTTCCCCGAAGGCCACCGTTCAAGGGGAAAAGGGCTTCAGCCTTTCCGTCCGGGGGCTTTTAAGCTTGCCACATCCTCGGGGGTTTCCATTGTTCCCATGGCCATTGCGGGGAGCTATGAAGTGTTCGAAGAAAAAGGCAGGGTCAGGCCTGTTCCGGTGCATATTGTTTTTAATGAACCCATTGCCACTGAGGGCATGCCCCACGCCGAAAGAAAAACCATTTTGGCTGATCAGGTGCACAAAGTTATTGAAGCAGCTCTTGAATCCACGCTTTACAGGGGATCAGAACAGAAAGATTAA